The following are encoded together in the Arvicanthis niloticus isolate mArvNil1 chromosome 11, mArvNil1.pat.X, whole genome shotgun sequence genome:
- the Plb1 gene encoding phospholipase B1, membrane-associated isoform X5 — MGDFLTVATGARPSESNNLATPWRGLSWSIGGDGTLETHTTLPNILKKFNPSILGFSTGTLEDTTGLNVAEEGARAQDMPAQAQALVKKIKSTPTIDLQKDWKLITLLIGNNDLCLYCENPKNYSTNNYVKYIQEALDILYEELPRVFINVVEVMELAGLQHDQGGKCAMPLAVQKNCSCFKHSQNLIATQELKKLNWNLQSDISELSYWHRYMQREDFAVTVQPFFRNTFIPLSERGGLDLTFFSEDCFHFSERGHAEMAIALWNNMLEPVGWKTTSNNFTYNRTKLKCPSPESPFLYTLRNSELLPGKTEEPSNALYWAVPVAAIGGLAVGILGAMLWKTVKLVKLKEEEESLPNTSVGPELIQDTV, encoded by the exons ATGGGTGACTTTCTGACT GTAGCCACGGGAGCTCGACCAAGTGAGTCCAACAATCTAGCCACTCCCTGGAGAGGGCTGTCTTGGAG CATTGGAGGAGATGGAACGCTGGAGACCCATACCACACTGCCCA ATATCCTGAAGAAGTTCAACCCTTCCATCCTTGGATTCTCTACTGGTACCTTGGAGGATACAACAGGATTAAATGTGGCAGAAGAAGGGGCCAGAGCTCA GGACATGCCGGCACAGGCTCAGGCCCTGGTGAAGAAGATAAAAAGCACACCT ACAATCGACCTACAGAAAGACTGGAAGCTGATCACTCTCCTCATTGGGAACAACGACCTGTGTCTTTACTGTGAGAATCCG AAGAACTACTCAACCAACAACTATGTCAAGTACATCCAGGAAGCCTTAGACATCCTCTAcgaggag ctCCCCAGGGTTTTTATCAATGTGGTGGAAGTCATGGAGCTGGCTGGCTTGCAGCACGACCAAGGTGGGAAGTGTGCCATGCCGCTGGCAGTTCA GAAAAACTGCAGTTGCTTTAAACACTCTCAGAACCTCATAGCGACGCAGGAGCTGAAGAAACTAAACTGGAACCTCCAG AGTGACATCTCCGAGCTCTCCTACTGGCACCGGTACATGCAGCGTGAGGACTTCGCAGTTACTGTGCAGCCTTTCTTCCGGAATACCTTTATCCCACTGAGTGAG CGTGGAGGCCTGGACCTCACTTTCTTCTCTGAAGATTGTTTCCACTTCTCAGAGCGTGGGCATGCTGAGATGGCCATTGCCCTCTGGAACAACATG ctGGAACCTGTGGGCTGGAAGACGACCTCCAATAACTTCACATACAACCGAACCAAACTCAAGTGTCCCTCACCG GAAAGCCCTTTCCTCTACACTCTTCGGAATAGTGAGCTTCTTCCAGGGAAGACTGAAGAACCCTCCAATGCACTCTACTGGGCAGTGCCAGTGGCAGCAATAGGTGGCCTGGCAGTTGGCATCCTTGGAGCGATGTTGTGGAAAACTGTGAAACTCGTCAaactgaaggaagaggaggagagccttCCAAATACAAGTGTGGGCCCTGAGTTGATACAGGATACTGTATAA
- the Plb1 gene encoding phospholipase B1, membrane-associated isoform X4 encodes MIKNEPFLRTFRNSNYQYPTKPAIKNWGSDFLCTEQSPSSKVPTSVHELRPADIKVVAAMGDFLTVATGARPSESNNLATPWRGLSWSIGGDGTLETHTTLPNILKKFNPSILGFSTGTLEDTTGLNVAEEGARAQDMPAQAQALVKKIKSTPTIDLQKDWKLITLLIGNNDLCLYCENPKNYSTNNYVKYIQEALDILYEELPRVFINVVEVMELAGLQHDQGGKCAMPLAVQKNCSCFKHSQNLIATQELKKLNWNLQSDISELSYWHRYMQREDFAVTVQPFFRNTFIPLSERGGLDLTFFSEDCFHFSERGHAEMAIALWNNMLEPVGWKTTSNNFTYNRTKLKCPSPESPFLYTLRNSELLPGKTEEPSNALYWAVPVAAIGGLAVGILGAMLWKTVKLVKLKEEEESLPNTSVGPELIQDTV; translated from the exons ATGATAAAG AATGAGCCCTTCCTGAGAACCTTCCGGAACAGTAACTACCAGTATCCTACCAAGCCAGCCATTAAG AACTGGGGCAGTGACTTCCTGTGCACAGAGCAGAGTCCTTCCAGCAAGGTACCCACCTCAG TTCATGAGCTCCGACCAGCAGACATCAAGGTGGTGGCAGCAATGGGTGACTTTCTGACT GTAGCCACGGGAGCTCGACCAAGTGAGTCCAACAATCTAGCCACTCCCTGGAGAGGGCTGTCTTGGAG CATTGGAGGAGATGGAACGCTGGAGACCCATACCACACTGCCCA ATATCCTGAAGAAGTTCAACCCTTCCATCCTTGGATTCTCTACTGGTACCTTGGAGGATACAACAGGATTAAATGTGGCAGAAGAAGGGGCCAGAGCTCA GGACATGCCGGCACAGGCTCAGGCCCTGGTGAAGAAGATAAAAAGCACACCT ACAATCGACCTACAGAAAGACTGGAAGCTGATCACTCTCCTCATTGGGAACAACGACCTGTGTCTTTACTGTGAGAATCCG AAGAACTACTCAACCAACAACTATGTCAAGTACATCCAGGAAGCCTTAGACATCCTCTAcgaggag ctCCCCAGGGTTTTTATCAATGTGGTGGAAGTCATGGAGCTGGCTGGCTTGCAGCACGACCAAGGTGGGAAGTGTGCCATGCCGCTGGCAGTTCA GAAAAACTGCAGTTGCTTTAAACACTCTCAGAACCTCATAGCGACGCAGGAGCTGAAGAAACTAAACTGGAACCTCCAG AGTGACATCTCCGAGCTCTCCTACTGGCACCGGTACATGCAGCGTGAGGACTTCGCAGTTACTGTGCAGCCTTTCTTCCGGAATACCTTTATCCCACTGAGTGAG CGTGGAGGCCTGGACCTCACTTTCTTCTCTGAAGATTGTTTCCACTTCTCAGAGCGTGGGCATGCTGAGATGGCCATTGCCCTCTGGAACAACATG ctGGAACCTGTGGGCTGGAAGACGACCTCCAATAACTTCACATACAACCGAACCAAACTCAAGTGTCCCTCACCG GAAAGCCCTTTCCTCTACACTCTTCGGAATAGTGAGCTTCTTCCAGGGAAGACTGAAGAACCCTCCAATGCACTCTACTGGGCAGTGCCAGTGGCAGCAATAGGTGGCCTGGCAGTTGGCATCCTTGGAGCGATGTTGTGGAAAACTGTGAAACTCGTCAaactgaaggaagaggaggagagccttCCAAATACAAGTGTGGGCCCTGAGTTGATACAGGATACTGTATAA